The genomic stretch GTCAATTCTTGTACGCTTCGTCTTCCAAAAATTAGGTCCTCATTTTCATGTGTTACAAAACCTGCATTGCTTGGAATGTTTGTTATATCTTGACTGAAATTTAACGAAACATGTTGTCCCAATTGCGCTTTAACTCCGTAACCTGCAATAAATTCATCCGAAAAAACCTCCGAATTCAACGTTTTTACATGCACCAAATATCCTGCAAACCATACATTTTTATTGCGATTGGTTTGGTATTCCAAAAACGATTCTAACTGTGCAGGTTTATTAAAATTTCGATCTTTTGTACGTGGTTCAAAAAAATCTTGGCGTTTTTCTATAAATGCAAACGAACCGAAAAATTGACTATTATTCTTAAAAGTTGCGCTCCCTAAAAGTTTGTAATACGCCAATTCTTTTTCAAACAAACTATAATAATAGCGTTGCGAATGATCAATTCCAACGGAATATTGATTGAACCATTTTTTAGGGTTATTATTCTGATAATTTACAGTAGCACGAACGGAAAATTCATTATTTCGTGGCAAAAATCCAAAGTCATTAGTATCAAATGTTTCATCCAATAGCTTTGCCGAAATTCCGCCTGTCCAATTTCCACTTACTTTAGATAAATACGCATAATATTCATGTCCAAATTCAGCTTTTTTATCTGAAAAATATTTCTGTGAAATTGCTTTTTTTACATACAAAGAATAGGTTCTGTTTTTAGTATAACCACGAAATAAAAGTGCTGATAAATTACTGTCATAATCGTTTCCGCTTCGCCAAACTGAATTGTTTAAAAACGTGATAGAAGAATTGTTTTTTAAAGTTTGATCGAACACTAAAGCATTATAATTTGTAAACGGATTTGTCTGTTCGTTTCGAAATTCGTTAGTTGCTGTATTTTGAATGGAAGCTTCACTTTTAGCCGTAATTCCGTTTAAAACTCCGATTGAAAAACCTTTGGATGATTTCCCTGTAATTTTCACCAAATTCAAAATATTAGACGCAATCGGATTTTTGGTGATTTCTTCGTTTTCAGCCAATGAAATACGATTTTTATTAATCGGAACGCCACCAATTCTACGTGTATACAAATAACCGCCTTTGTCAAAAATCTCGGTTCCTTCCACAAAAAATTGTCTATTTTCATTGAAACGAACTTCAAACGGTGACAAATTAAATATTTGCTTGTCAGATAATGCCTGGCTAAAATCTGGAATTAGCGAAACGTCTAATGTATACGAATTGTCGTGTACATATTTTACGTCCAAACCGCCATTTAATGTGGTTTTGCTGCTTCCGTCAGGACTTTTTTCATTGACAACCGACACAAAAGGATAAAATGATAAATTTAATGGCGGCGTAATTTTTGGCAAACCTTCAAGCTTTCCAAATTGATTCAAAAAACCATCAACATTTGGTTTTATCGGACTCCAATACGATTCTTCATTTAACTTTGTAGAAACGCGTTGAAAGTTTACCTTAAAATTGTCCATTGCATCTTTTGGAAACCGAATGCTATTGAACGGAATTTTAAATTCTACAATCCATTTATCATCATACAATTTTACGGCACTTTCCCAAACAACATTGAAGTTTGCGTAACTGTTATTTTGACTCAATTTTATATCCGATTGCACATTCGCAGCAGTCACCGTAAAATCATAACCTTCACGTGTTTCGCCAAAAGGATCAATTTGTATGGCAAAAAAATCGGCGTTTCCAGTATCATCTCGTGCGGTTAATTGTTTGCTTATTTCTTCTTTAGTTGCTACATGTAAAATTCCCAAAACATATATATAACTTTCATCATATAAGACTGCAATTTCGGTATTTCTGATAGATTTTTCTCCGTTATTTGGGCGTGTTTGTGTAAAGTTTCCAGCTTGTGCAAATTGTTTCCAATCGGCTTCATCTGCAATTCCGTCAATAGAAATTGGAGCTGTTATTTTGTGAATTTGAATCGAATTTTGTGCTAATAAAGACATGCTAAAAAGTATACATGTGTAAAAAATTATAAAATGTTTCATGATATTGGCTCGTTATTTAATTGATGTGCAAATGTGAAGAAGTCGCACCGATAAACAGGTTAAGCAAGAGTTAATGAGGAGTTAACGTGTGTTTTGAATATCCGAGAGCTTCATTAACCTAAATCCAAAAACACCGAAAACAAAGACGTTTCAAGCGTTTTTTAGGTTAATGATGGGTTAACGATCTATTTTTTTATGGCTACATGTACGCTTATTGCTACTTTTGAATCGTTGAAACTGCAAAACAGTACAGCAACCAAAAAGAACAACCATTAATGAAAAACAAAATCACCATATTAATTATTGCATCGATTGCTACGCTAATTGCCTTATCGGGAATTCAGGCATATTTAATTGAAAACGCCTATCAATTAAAAAAGAAGTCCTTTATACAGGAAACGGATAATGCGATTTCTGATATTGATAATCATCCTGAATTGGATTCGTTAGTGGATATTTTGGGCGATGATTTACGCACCAATTTAGGCGATTACGAAAATAAACGTATTACGAAAGCGGAAGTAATTGGCAGGCTTAAAATGAAAGGCGACAGTATTAATGCTGCGTATATGGAACGCTATAACAAAGAATTAAGGGCGATTGATTTAGGTTATAAAATTCGATATAAGCGCCAATTGACAAGTATTATTGTGTTTAATAGAAAGGAAAACGACACTATTTTTTCTTCCTCAAAACGGAAAGGTTTGGTTATTTTGGGGGAAGATTTTCAGAATGAAGATTCGCATGTAATTAAAAGTGCGCGCACGTTTACAGAGTTTGATTTTATAATTCAAGAAAACGACAGCGTGTTTACAAATACGTTTGATGTGGAACTGAAAACGAAAGATGTAATTTTAATTACTGACTGGAAAAGTATTGTTTTTCGCCGAATGGCAAGCTTGATGATTTTTTCTGTATTGCTGTTTCTGTTTGTGGTTGGATTGTTTTATTATTCGATTAAAACGCTAATCAATCAGAAGAAAATTACGGAGATTAAAACCGATTTCATTAATAATATTACGCACGAATTAAAAACGCCACTTGCCACATTAAGCGTAGCTTCAAAAAGCTTGAAGAATGCCGAAATTAGAAATTCTGCGGAAGCATTTGACAATACTTTAAATATTGTAGACAGACAGAATACACGTTTGCAGAAGTTGATAGATCAAGTATTGACCAATAGTTTAAGTGCGAAAGAGATTGTATTGTCCAAAGATGTTGTTACTGACAATGAATACTTTAATGATTTAATTTCCGATTTTAAACTCTCCACACAACAACCAGCATTGAGCATTATAAATAAAGTGTGTTCACAAGAAGTGTTGCTTCGCATAGATACGTTTCATTTTACAACCGCATTGTTTAATATTTTGGAAAATGCTGTAAAATACGGAACTGATGAAACAGAAATTACGATTGAAACTTCGCTGAAAAGCAACGAATATTGCATTAAAATTAGTGACAATGGAGAAGGAATTTCTATAAAAGATCAGTCACAAATATTTGATAAATTTTATAGAGTAAGTCACGGAAATGTACACAATGTAAAAGGACTTGGTTTAGGATTGTATTATACAAGTCAGATTGTAAATGCGCATCAAGGAAAAATTACGGTGCAAAGCGAATTACAACAAGGAACGACGTTTACTATAACAATACCAATTAACTAATGAAAAAAACCAAAGTTTTACTCGCAGAAGACGATTATGATTTCGGAAGTATTTTGAAACAATACTTACTAATTCACAATTTTGAAGTCACTTGGGCAAAAGACGGAAAGGAAGCGTTGGATTTTTTTACAGCAGACGAACATCAGCATGAAAACGCATTTGCTATTTGTGTGTTTGATGTAATGATGCCAAAATTGGATGGTTTTTCGTTAGCCGAAAAAGTGATTCAACACAACCCAGAAATTCCGTTTATCTTTTTGACAGCCAAGAAGATGAAAGAAGATAAAATTCGAGGATTAAAACTCGGAGCCGACGATTATATTGTCAAACCATTTGAAGCCGATATTTTAGTTTTACGCTTACAAAACATACTGAAACGAACGCAAAAAACAATCATTTCATCAAAAAACGAACACGAATACGCGATTGGACAGTATGTTTTTGACACCGTAAATTATCAATTGAAATTCAATGGAGAAACTCAGCGAATTACTGAAAAAGAAGCGCAACTGATTCAGTTTTTCTATGACAATAAAAACCAACTAATAAAACGAGAAGACGTTCTCGAAAATGTTTGGGGAACTGACGATTTCTTTTCTGGAAGAAGCATGGATGTTTTTATCAGCCGACTTCGGAAATATTTTAAGAAAGATGCTAACATTGCCATAGAAAGCACTCGTGGTGTTGGACTGACTTTTAAGATCATCAACAATTAATATTTAAAAAACGAACAAATGAAAAATATATTTATAACAACCGCACTTATACTCGCATTTTTCCAAGTGAGCAATGCGCAGACAAATACAACATCATCTTCTTCAACCTCATCTACAACAACTGTAAATGATGATAATGAAAGTACGTCCGTTTCGGTAAGTCACACTGATGACGATTACAAATTGCGAGCGCGTTTTCCAAAAAATAGAGAAGCAAAATTGAAGCAATTGATTCAGAATACACTTGGCGATAAGAATTTAGATATCCAAAAAGGCTATTCTAAATGGAGCAATGGTGAGAAAGTATACGAGATAAAATTAACGGAAAAAACCTTGCGAATTTGGTTAGATTTGAATGTTGCGTCTCCTGATTTGATTGAGAAGTTTGAAACGCTAGGAAGTGATGCAAAAACGATTATTTCTGGAAGTTCAGCTTCTGCTGAAAAAGATCGTATGCAACGTGAAGCAGACAGAATGCGACGAGAAGCTGATAGAATGCAGCAAGAAGCAAAACGTTTGGAACAACAAGTTGAACGCGAAGTAAAGCGTGAAACCGCTCGTATTGAACGTGACGCAAAACGCATTGAAAGAGAAGCGAAACGATTGGATATAGAGGCGAAAATAATTGAAGAAAAAGCGCGTCACAAAGGTGGAATAAGTTCCCATATTAAGCGATTGCTAGACGATTCTAAAACAACATACACAGAACCTTCTGGTTCAGATTTGAACTGGATTTGGCCAGAAGTTCAAGAAAATTTATTGAAATTTCTTTTGAGAGATAAATTGATTGAATCTACAAAAGAAGTAACGTTTACCACAGAAAAAGATCGCATGTATGTCAACGGGAAAGAATTGTCGGCAACACAATATAGTACATATAATAAAATGTTACGTACTGCTGGAATTCAGAGAAATGCAGATTTTTCATTTTACAAAAAAGATGATCATATTGTGGTGATTGGCTTAAACGCCAGAATTAAGAAAGTGTTTGCTGATTTGCACAAAAAAGGATTTATTGCATCAACCGATGAACCTGTAAAGTTATTGATTGATGGAAACTCAATCACGCAAAACGGAACACGTTTGTCTTCTGTTAAAGTAGCCGCTTATAATGCTATTCTTCGTGACAACGGAGTTATTCCAGCACCTGGAAAGTATATTGAAATGAAAAAAGCAGGAAGTTACCGATTGGGTTATAGCTTTGGAAAAAAAGGAATTATTGGTACTTGGATTGAGGAAGATTGATTGTTTTATAAATTGAACACTTATTGTTTTTGCGCCTACAAAACAGTATTTATTTTAACTGAAGTTACTGATATGATCAGATTTGAACGCGATTTGCATTGTTTCTGTTTTATAAATTGGCAATTGCTTTCCTTGTAACACACCTGATATTGATTTTGTTTTGTATGATATAATTAACAATCAAAATTTTATATTATGAAAAAACAGCACCTTAAAAACTTATCTTTAAGAAAAAGAGAAATTTCCAACTTAAATTTTACAACGATACAAGGAGGAAAAAGAAGCGTTAAAAGTCCTTGCGCTACACAAACTGAATATCCAACATGTAATGGTGTAAGCATTAAGATTGCTTGTGTTACACAAACAGAATTTCCAACGTGTAGAGATTGTGTATAATTGTAAGGTTATTACATTCATTGTAAATAGGCTGTCTGAAAAGTATACTTTTCGGACAGCCTATTTTTTTGTTTGTTTTTATTATTCTATTTCTTCGTAATCAGGATACAAGAAATTGTTATATGGAAAGCGTGTGATGTGAATTTCACGCACTACATTATATACTTTACGCTTAAAATCGTTTAGGTTTTCTTTGTTAATGGCTGAAATGAATAATACATCTTCTGCGGAAGAATTCATCCATGTTCGTTTCCAGTCATCCAAGGTATTATGTGCGTTTGTTCTTTCCGTAACTAAATCGTCCGAATCAATCGTTTCATGTGTAAACGCATCAATTTTATTGAAAACCATAATCGTTGGTTTGTCAGCACTTTTAATTTCGCCTAAAATCTGATTGACAGATTCAATATGATCTTCAAAATTAGGATGAGAAATATCTACAACGTGTAATAATAAATCTGCTTCGCGCACTTCATCCAAGGTGCTTTTGAAAGAATCTACTAATTGTGTTGGCAATTTTCTGATGAATCCTACCGTATCACTTAACAAAAACGGAAGATTTCCAATCACCACTTTACGAACTGTTGTATCTAACGTTGCAAATAGTTTATTTTCGGCAAATACATCACTTTTACTAACCACATTCATTAAGGTAGATTTTCCAACATTGGTATATCCAACCAAAGCAACCCGAATTAATGCGCCTCTGTTTCCACGTTGTACCGCCATTTGCTTGTCAATAGTTTTCATTTTATTTTTCAATAAAACAATCTTATCGCGTACAATACGTCTATCTGTCTCAATTTCTGTTTCTCCAGGTCCACGCATTCCAATTCCACCTCGTTGACGTTCCAAGTGTGTCCATAAACCTGTTAATCGTGGTAATAAGTATTGATATTGTGCCAATTCTACTTGCGTGCGTGCATAACTTGTTTGCGCGCGTTGTGCAAAAATGTCTAGAATCAATCCAGTTCTATCTATAATTTTACATTTTAGTAAACGTTCAATATTTCGCTGTTGTCCTGGTGATAATTCATCATCAAAAATAACAGAACCAATATCATTTGCATTTACAAATTGCTGTACTTCTTCTATTTTTCCTGTTCCAATAAATGTTTTTGGATTCGGAACTTCCATTTTTTGCGTAAATCGCTTTATAACTTCCCCACCAGCAGTATATGTCAAAAACTCAAGTTCGTCCAAATACTCTTCAGACTTGGTTTCATCTTGCTCTTTTGTAATCACTCCTATTAATATAGTACGCTCGTATGCAATGGTTTTCTTTTCTATCATAAATCAAATTAAAAAGCAAAGTTACACAATTCCTTTTTTGATTTTAGTACTTTTATCTTTTATAAACAGACTTTTATAGCGTTCATGGAGAAAAAAGACACCCTAAATAAGTATCACACAATTGCATTTTACAATCTTGAAAACTTGTTTGATACTATTGATGATAAGCATAAACTTGACGATGATTTTCTGCCAGAAGCAGCTCGTAATTGGACTCCAAAACGCTACGACAAGAAAATTTACAAACTAGGTTCTGCCATTACAAGTTTTGGTTCAGAAGACACAACTAATGTACCTGTATTAATAGGTGTTGCTGAGGTTGAAAATAAAAAAGTGATGAACGATCTTGTGAGTTCAAAGCCACTTGCTGAATTTAAGTATGATTTTGTGCATTACAATTCGCCTGACGAACGTGGAATTGATGTTGGATTACTATATCAAAAAGAACACTTTGAGGTAATTTATTCAGAATCGATCCCTATCCTATTATATACTGAAGATGGCGTACGCGATTTTACACGAGATACATTATATGTAAAAGGGTTATTAAATGGGGAAGCTATTCACGTTTTTGTCAATCATTGGTCTTCCAGAAGACAAGGTGCTAATGAAACTTCACACAAACGTATCAAAGCGGCACAAACCGTTAAAAGTAAAATCAATGAAATAAAGGCAGCAGAAAATGATCCTCATATAATTATCATGGGCGATTTTAATGACGATCCGACAAGTGAAAGTATTCAAAACCACTTAATGGACACGGAGTTGTACAATCCGATGCTAAAACTATTGACTATATATAAAGGTAGCGCAAGTTATAGAGGCGAATGGAATTTATTTGATCAAATCATATTCTCTACAAATTTCTTCGATTATAAAAAAGGGACACATAGTTTTGCTTCCGCAGACATTTTTGATGAAGATTTCTTAACAATATGGAAAGGAAAATACAAAGGCAATCCTTTCCGAACGTATGCAGGTAAAAAATACCTTGGAGGTTACAGTGACCACTTTCCTGTCTATATAAAGTTAAAATTTAACGTGTAACCCTTATTTTTAGCAAGTAAAGTGTTAAAGTAAAGTTAAGCTTGCTTTTTTTTACTATTTTTATGGCTACTAACTATTAACCAACTTTTTTTATGAAAAAAATTACCTTGCTATGTATGGCAGCGTTATTTTATACGTTTTCATATGCACAAGTATTAAATCAACCAGCAGCCTGGCCAAATACAAATTGGTCTGTTACTGGAACATATAATACAGATCCGACCGCTTTCGAAGCCGATCCGACACTAACAGC from Kordia antarctica encodes the following:
- a CDS encoding DUF5916 domain-containing protein, translating into MKHFIIFYTCILFSMSLLAQNSIQIHKITAPISIDGIADEADWKQFAQAGNFTQTRPNNGEKSIRNTEIAVLYDESYIYVLGILHVATKEEISKQLTARDDTGNADFFAIQIDPFGETREGYDFTVTAANVQSDIKLSQNNSYANFNVVWESAVKLYDDKWIVEFKIPFNSIRFPKDAMDNFKVNFQRVSTKLNEESYWSPIKPNVDGFLNQFGKLEGLPKITPPLNLSFYPFVSVVNEKSPDGSSKTTLNGGLDVKYVHDNSYTLDVSLIPDFSQALSDKQIFNLSPFEVRFNENRQFFVEGTEIFDKGGYLYTRRIGGVPINKNRISLAENEEITKNPIASNILNLVKITGKSSKGFSIGVLNGITAKSEASIQNTATNEFRNEQTNPFTNYNALVFDQTLKNNSSITFLNNSVWRSGNDYDSNLSALLFRGYTKNRTYSLYVKKAISQKYFSDKKAEFGHEYYAYLSKVSGNWTGGISAKLLDETFDTNDFGFLPRNNEFSVRATVNYQNNNPKKWFNQYSVGIDHSQRYYYSLFEKELAYYKLLGSATFKNNSQFFGSFAFIEKRQDFFEPRTKDRNFNKPAQLESFLEYQTNRNKNVWFAGYLVHVKTLNSEVFSDEFIAGYGVKAQLGQHVSLNFSQDITNIPSNAGFVTHENEDLIFGRRSVQELTNTFEASYAVFSKLSMNLRVRHYWIQVDYKDQFTLNAQGNLDRNNYTIDPNDFDDNFNSFTVDYTARWQFAPASELSFNYKLGANLFNNQINSGYGTNLKNTVKQDNSNTVSLKMTYFLDYNTIRKL
- a CDS encoding sensor histidine kinase, coding for MKNKITILIIASIATLIALSGIQAYLIENAYQLKKKSFIQETDNAISDIDNHPELDSLVDILGDDLRTNLGDYENKRITKAEVIGRLKMKGDSINAAYMERYNKELRAIDLGYKIRYKRQLTSIIVFNRKENDTIFSSSKRKGLVILGEDFQNEDSHVIKSARTFTEFDFIIQENDSVFTNTFDVELKTKDVILITDWKSIVFRRMASLMIFSVLLFLFVVGLFYYSIKTLINQKKITEIKTDFINNITHELKTPLATLSVASKSLKNAEIRNSAEAFDNTLNIVDRQNTRLQKLIDQVLTNSLSAKEIVLSKDVVTDNEYFNDLISDFKLSTQQPALSIINKVCSQEVLLRIDTFHFTTALFNILENAVKYGTDETEITIETSLKSNEYCIKISDNGEGISIKDQSQIFDKFYRVSHGNVHNVKGLGLGLYYTSQIVNAHQGKITVQSELQQGTTFTITIPIN
- a CDS encoding response regulator transcription factor, with the protein product MKKTKVLLAEDDYDFGSILKQYLLIHNFEVTWAKDGKEALDFFTADEHQHENAFAICVFDVMMPKLDGFSLAEKVIQHNPEIPFIFLTAKKMKEDKIRGLKLGADDYIVKPFEADILVLRLQNILKRTQKTIISSKNEHEYAIGQYVFDTVNYQLKFNGETQRITEKEAQLIQFFYDNKNQLIKREDVLENVWGTDDFFSGRSMDVFISRLRKYFKKDANIAIESTRGVGLTFKIINN
- the hflX gene encoding GTPase HflX, whose amino-acid sequence is MIEKKTIAYERTILIGVITKEQDETKSEEYLDELEFLTYTAGGEVIKRFTQKMEVPNPKTFIGTGKIEEVQQFVNANDIGSVIFDDELSPGQQRNIERLLKCKIIDRTGLILDIFAQRAQTSYARTQVELAQYQYLLPRLTGLWTHLERQRGGIGMRGPGETEIETDRRIVRDKIVLLKNKMKTIDKQMAVQRGNRGALIRVALVGYTNVGKSTLMNVVSKSDVFAENKLFATLDTTVRKVVIGNLPFLLSDTVGFIRKLPTQLVDSFKSTLDEVREADLLLHVVDISHPNFEDHIESVNQILGEIKSADKPTIMVFNKIDAFTHETIDSDDLVTERTNAHNTLDDWKRTWMNSSAEDVLFISAINKENLNDFKRKVYNVVREIHITRFPYNNFLYPDYEEIE
- a CDS encoding endonuclease/exonuclease/phosphatase family protein encodes the protein MEKKDTLNKYHTIAFYNLENLFDTIDDKHKLDDDFLPEAARNWTPKRYDKKIYKLGSAITSFGSEDTTNVPVLIGVAEVENKKVMNDLVSSKPLAEFKYDFVHYNSPDERGIDVGLLYQKEHFEVIYSESIPILLYTEDGVRDFTRDTLYVKGLLNGEAIHVFVNHWSSRRQGANETSHKRIKAAQTVKSKINEIKAAENDPHIIIMGDFNDDPTSESIQNHLMDTELYNPMLKLLTIYKGSASYRGEWNLFDQIIFSTNFFDYKKGTHSFASADIFDEDFLTIWKGKYKGNPFRTYAGKKYLGGYSDHFPVYIKLKFNV